One genomic region from Spirosoma sp. KCTC 42546 encodes:
- a CDS encoding NUDIX hydrolase yields MSKQQESLEEAHKFRYWKSQMEANGMKINAIKEAYIRRRHNGEVLFAMLEVDADTPEGDKIPPALFLKGHAASMLVCLIDSATKEKFVVLVKQRRIADGSQTYEHPAGMVDASDSPNDVAARELGEEIGLTVTADELTKLNPHVWFPSTGTSDEGMHFFYIEKEMSRDEIMTFHLKNMGSEAEHERITSVVATIPESHKLITNVNGLLLNFLYLKHVGDYETMKLL; encoded by the coding sequence ATGAGTAAGCAACAGGAATCGCTCGAAGAAGCACACAAGTTTCGCTACTGGAAAAGCCAGATGGAAGCGAATGGAATGAAGATTAACGCCATCAAGGAGGCTTACATTCGTCGCCGGCATAATGGCGAAGTGCTGTTTGCAATGCTTGAAGTGGACGCCGATACGCCCGAAGGCGATAAAATTCCACCCGCTCTCTTTCTGAAAGGTCATGCTGCGTCGATGCTGGTTTGCCTGATTGATAGTGCCACCAAAGAGAAGTTTGTCGTGCTAGTAAAGCAACGACGGATTGCCGATGGCTCACAGACCTACGAGCACCCTGCCGGAATGGTTGATGCCAGCGATTCGCCCAACGATGTAGCTGCTCGCGAACTAGGGGAGGAAATTGGCCTGACTGTTACTGCCGACGAGTTGACGAAGCTAAATCCCCATGTCTGGTTTCCGAGTACGGGTACCAGCGACGAAGGCATGCACTTTTTCTATATAGAGAAGGAAATGAGTCGTGATGAAATCATGACGTTTCACCTCAAAAATATGGGGAGTGAAGCAGAACATGAACGCATCACCAGCGTAGTGGCAACGATTCCCGAATCTCATAAGCTTATTACCAATGTGAATGGGCTACTGCTTAATTTTCTGTACCTGAAGCATGTGGGGGATTATGAGACAATGAAGTTATTGTAG
- a CDS encoding LytTR family DNA-binding domain-containing protein, with amino-acid sequence MFSLFNQPYPSTNAPVQELRKAAVIGVFVGLFLLVFQPFGINLWETPYKVLKVLGFGAVAFVITAVNFIGWPRLFPGFFGDQNWTVRREIVFVTINVLLIAIANRLYLIGLLGHEEQSGLSWIKMILVTFLIGIFPITGLVLLNYIRQLKKYSQAAADLPIHIPPSEGLTNASPSTIVPTEIADTIVTLVADNEKDKLVISAESLIFIESSDNYCTVVHLKNGQPVKPLLRSSLGRLEKQIAKPHIVRCHRSYVVNLNRVERVTGNAQGYKLHLLDGQFQIPVARQYNETLVAELKTL; translated from the coding sequence ATGTTCAGTCTGTTTAACCAGCCATATCCGTCTACAAACGCGCCTGTGCAGGAATTGCGTAAGGCCGCTGTGATTGGGGTATTTGTTGGCTTGTTTCTGCTCGTTTTTCAGCCGTTTGGCATCAATTTATGGGAGACTCCCTATAAGGTACTCAAGGTACTTGGGTTTGGCGCAGTTGCGTTTGTTATCACAGCGGTAAACTTCATAGGCTGGCCGCGGCTTTTTCCTGGGTTTTTCGGCGATCAGAACTGGACTGTTAGGCGAGAAATCGTGTTCGTAACCATTAATGTTCTGCTAATTGCTATTGCAAACCGATTGTATCTGATAGGATTATTAGGCCATGAAGAACAAAGTGGTTTAAGCTGGATAAAGATGATTTTAGTGACCTTTTTGATTGGAATCTTTCCAATAACGGGTCTGGTATTACTTAACTATATAAGGCAACTCAAGAAATACAGCCAGGCCGCGGCCGATTTGCCAATTCATATACCTCCTTCAGAGGGACTCACGAACGCCAGTCCATCGACTATTGTCCCCACAGAAATAGCTGATACTATAGTAACACTCGTTGCGGATAATGAAAAAGACAAACTGGTAATATCGGCCGAATCGCTGATTTTTATCGAATCCAGCGATAACTACTGCACTGTAGTTCACCTTAAAAATGGCCAGCCTGTTAAACCGCTTCTACGAAGTAGCCTGGGACGGCTGGAAAAGCAGATAGCGAAACCGCACATTGTTCGGTGTCATCGCTCGTATGTTGTTAACCTGAACCGGGTTGAGCGCGTAACGGGCAATGCGCAAGGGTACAAGCTTCACTTACTGGATGGACAGTTTCAGATACCGGTGGCGCGACAGTATAACGAGACGCTGGTGGCTGAACTAAAAACCTTGTAA
- a CDS encoding S46 family peptidase gives MRCTNLRTAFLASAFLTALASSSPAQSTPDTTKGGPLDLGKMWTFDNPPKDYFQKTYKFTPDEKWFDEARLASLRFADYCSASFVSANGLVMTNHHCARESGTGVTRKGEDLNATGFFAKTAAEERKVDGLFVDQLVKIEDITKRIQDAMTGGASQSEQAQLQAREEAFLAVKQEYGEKAGWKGLELQTITFYNGGRYSLYGFKRYTDVRLVFMPELQLGFFGGDYDNFTYPRYALDCSFFRVYDNGKPLQTTHFFKFNPNGVRDGEPIFVIGNPGHTERLKTVAELEFDRDLQTPATIQLLKNRSAALQAYNATAKNDSVLNEIFSYENSLKAYGGQLEGLRDASLLARKAVFESQFKAAAKAKNLPADQLKTWDEIAASTAQLRSLFKDANYLAPSERTMGELMTFANVATQFSELLASRPQDAERARSLMVAPEVKDLALEEAYLAAHLAEAQAALGTDDPYVKAALTGPDGKSRTPKEAAAYLVKNTKLTDPAFLSELSTRPNSAISSNDPMLALARIGFPRYVAAARQARQLTQRQEVLRGQLGRMLYDVYGTAVPPDATFSLRINDGVVKSYDYNGTKAPILTTFAGLYDRNYSFANKAPWDLPARWKNPPMELLKQPMCFISTNDIIGGNSGSPMINKNREAVGLAFDGNMESLPGEFIFVPDLNRTISVHTGGIIAAMRYIYKADRLVNELVGAPAKPGSVKK, from the coding sequence ATGCGTTGCACCAACCTTCGCACTGCCTTTTTGGCAAGTGCCTTCCTGACAGCACTGGCCAGTTCATCGCCAGCTCAATCCACTCCTGATACAACGAAAGGCGGCCCGCTCGATCTGGGTAAGATGTGGACGTTCGACAATCCGCCTAAAGACTACTTTCAGAAGACCTATAAGTTTACCCCCGACGAAAAGTGGTTCGATGAAGCCCGGCTGGCGTCGCTCCGGTTTGCGGATTATTGCTCAGCTTCGTTTGTATCCGCAAATGGCCTTGTGATGACCAACCACCACTGCGCCCGCGAGTCGGGAACAGGTGTGACACGTAAAGGGGAAGACCTGAACGCCACCGGTTTTTTTGCCAAAACAGCCGCTGAGGAACGGAAAGTAGATGGCTTATTCGTCGATCAGTTGGTGAAGATCGAGGACATTACGAAGCGCATTCAGGATGCAATGACTGGGGGTGCATCTCAATCGGAACAGGCGCAGCTACAGGCCCGCGAGGAAGCCTTTTTAGCCGTAAAACAGGAATATGGCGAAAAAGCTGGCTGGAAAGGGCTGGAGTTACAAACCATCACCTTTTACAACGGAGGCCGTTACTCGCTTTATGGATTCAAACGCTATACCGATGTACGGCTGGTGTTCATGCCTGAGTTGCAACTTGGCTTCTTCGGTGGCGATTACGACAATTTTACCTATCCTCGTTATGCGCTCGACTGCTCGTTTTTTCGGGTGTATGACAATGGGAAGCCCCTGCAAACGACTCATTTCTTCAAATTTAACCCAAATGGCGTTCGGGATGGTGAACCTATTTTCGTAATTGGTAATCCGGGGCATACGGAACGCCTTAAAACGGTAGCCGAACTGGAGTTCGACCGGGATTTACAAACGCCCGCTACTATTCAACTCCTTAAAAACCGATCTGCTGCCTTGCAAGCCTACAATGCTACGGCGAAAAACGACAGTGTATTAAACGAGATTTTTAGCTACGAGAACAGCCTGAAAGCCTACGGTGGCCAACTGGAAGGCCTGCGCGATGCTAGTTTGCTAGCCCGTAAGGCCGTCTTCGAAAGCCAGTTCAAGGCAGCCGCCAAAGCTAAAAACCTTCCTGCCGATCAACTAAAAACCTGGGACGAAATTGCTGCCAGCACAGCGCAATTACGAAGCCTTTTTAAAGATGCGAACTATTTGGCCCCCAGCGAACGGACAATGGGCGAGCTGATGACCTTTGCCAATGTAGCTACCCAATTCAGTGAATTGCTGGCTTCACGCCCGCAGGATGCCGAGCGTGCCCGTTCCTTGATGGTGGCTCCAGAGGTGAAAGATTTAGCGTTGGAAGAAGCCTACCTGGCGGCTCATCTGGCCGAAGCACAAGCGGCTCTTGGTACTGATGATCCGTATGTGAAAGCGGCTCTTACGGGGCCTGATGGAAAAAGTCGCACGCCTAAAGAAGCTGCGGCTTATCTTGTCAAAAACACTAAACTTACCGACCCAGCCTTTTTAAGCGAGTTATCCACGCGCCCAAATTCGGCTATTTCATCAAACGATCCGATGCTGGCGCTGGCTCGAATTGGGTTTCCCCGGTATGTAGCAGCCGCCCGGCAAGCCCGGCAACTTACGCAACGACAGGAGGTTTTGCGCGGTCAATTGGGTCGTATGCTGTATGATGTGTACGGAACGGCCGTACCTCCCGATGCCACGTTTTCACTCCGAATCAATGATGGCGTGGTGAAGTCCTACGACTATAATGGCACAAAGGCACCTATTCTAACCACCTTTGCCGGCCTGTATGATCGTAATTATTCGTTTGCGAATAAAGCTCCCTGGGATTTGCCCGCTCGCTGGAAAAATCCGCCAATGGAATTGCTCAAACAACCGATGTGCTTTATTTCTACGAATGATATTATTGGGGGAAACTCGGGTAGCCCAATGATCAATAAAAACCGCGAAGCTGTTGGATTGGCCTTTGATGGTAATATGGAAAGCTTACCGGGTGAATTTATTTTCGTACCTGATTTAAACCGAACCATCTCAGTACATACCGGTGGCATCATTGCCGCAATGCGTTATATTTACAAAGCCGACCGATTGGTAAATGAGCTTGTTGGCGCGCCAGCAAAGCCCGGTTCAGTGAAGAAATAA
- a CDS encoding DinB family protein, which translates to MTKSEIPVMPQFFDRYINIADNVFIMDALTQAASFETLMPAYKLEAIGDLRYAPDKWMVKDIVQHVIDNERIMSYRALRFARNDQTSLPGYDEELFGKNAHATRRTIPDLYAEYADVRQSTIALYKSFDNEMLLRSGICFHQTISVLALGFVMVGHARHHANIIRERYLPLLTKL; encoded by the coding sequence ATGACTAAATCTGAAATTCCCGTGATGCCTCAGTTTTTCGACCGATATATCAATATCGCCGATAACGTATTTATCATGGATGCATTGACGCAAGCTGCGTCGTTTGAAACGTTGATGCCAGCCTATAAACTTGAGGCCATTGGCGATCTTCGGTATGCGCCCGATAAATGGATGGTAAAAGATATTGTACAACACGTGATTGATAACGAGCGTATTATGTCTTATCGAGCGCTACGTTTTGCCCGTAATGATCAAACCAGTTTGCCCGGTTACGACGAGGAGTTGTTTGGTAAAAATGCCCACGCCACGCGCCGGACTATCCCCGATTTATATGCCGAGTATGCCGATGTACGGCAGTCCACTATTGCGCTGTACAAAAGTTTCGACAATGAGATGCTGTTACGTAGCGGCATCTGTTTTCACCAGACCATTTCTGTACTGGCCCTGGGCTTTGTCATGGTTGGTCATGCCCGACATCATGCTAACATTATTCGGGAACGCTATTTACCTCTTCTTACCAAATTATGA
- a CDS encoding nucleoside deaminase — protein MDEFMQEAINQARKSLSEGGIPIGSTLIKNGKLVASGHNKRVQEDNPILHGEMDCLNNAGRVGSFRDTVIYSTLMPCYMCAGTIVQFKIPKVIVGESRTFPGAREFMEQHGVEVIDLDLPECIEMMNRFIAEKPTLWNEDIGEL, from the coding sequence ATGGACGAATTTATGCAGGAGGCCATCAATCAAGCCCGGAAAAGCCTGAGCGAAGGCGGTATTCCCATCGGCTCGACACTCATTAAAAATGGTAAGTTGGTTGCCTCCGGGCACAACAAACGTGTGCAGGAAGACAATCCGATTCTGCACGGCGAAATGGACTGCCTGAATAATGCAGGCCGTGTTGGCTCGTTTCGGGATACGGTCATTTACTCGACGCTTATGCCCTGCTACATGTGCGCTGGTACGATTGTGCAGTTCAAAATTCCGAAAGTAATTGTTGGCGAATCGCGGACGTTTCCAGGAGCGCGGGAGTTTATGGAGCAGCATGGTGTAGAAGTAATCGACCTCGATTTGCCCGAATGCATCGAAATGATGAATCGATTCATCGCTGAGAAACCAACGCTCTGGAATGAAGACATCGGGGAGTTATGA
- a CDS encoding rhomboid family intramembrane serine protease — translation MSITLIIIVITVLISIAAWNNYNLMDRLIMNPYRVASRGEYYRLITSGFLHADWGHLFFNMLSFYFFGGFIEQLFNYLFASSGPIYLVGFYLAAILVSDIPTLLKHKNDPGYNSLGASGGVSAIIFAAILFRPLTPIYLFFIPIGIPGFIFGPLYLAYSYYESRRGAGNINHDAHFYGALFGILFMVIVYPQVLPDFFEQIAGWRLF, via the coding sequence ATGAGCATAACCCTTATTATCATAGTCATTACGGTCCTGATCAGTATTGCGGCCTGGAATAATTACAACCTGATGGATCGGTTGATTATGAATCCTTACCGGGTGGCAAGCCGCGGAGAATACTATCGACTGATTACGTCGGGTTTTTTGCATGCAGATTGGGGCCATTTGTTTTTTAACATGCTCAGCTTTTACTTCTTTGGTGGATTTATTGAGCAATTATTTAATTACTTATTTGCAAGCAGTGGGCCGATCTATTTAGTTGGGTTTTATTTAGCTGCCATTTTGGTGTCTGATATTCCTACGCTTCTGAAGCATAAAAACGATCCGGGATACAATTCGCTGGGTGCGTCTGGGGGCGTATCGGCCATTATTTTTGCCGCAATTCTATTTCGCCCATTAACGCCTATCTACCTGTTTTTTATCCCAATTGGGATTCCCGGATTCATTTTTGGCCCCTTATATCTGGCCTATTCCTACTATGAATCTCGTCGTGGGGCAGGTAATATTAACCATGATGCCCACTTCTACGGAGCACTATTTGGTATCTTGTTCATGGTTATCGTATACCCGCAAGTACTGCCTGACTTTTTTGAACAGATAGCTGGCTGGCGATTGTTTTAA
- a CDS encoding S9 family peptidase, with protein MIKRTLLFIAIAAQTVCAQTKSKITVTDLTRIKQVGGIELAPDGQRAVYTLTTIEANPDQKSEGRPEEYDYKTHIYLTGLKPGDTKALTRGPESARQATWSPDGKWLAFVRTVKAKGQIFIMPLDGGEAWQLTNSNYGAASPVWSPDGKRIAFTAGVTMAQLLTDSLLNPTKGGPSWSLEKPGFTNNNFIKVDKKIKPNPDGSLAEIRAYLNKDVEDKKAKVINRLNFQGEATTEPDITFTHVYVIDVAEGATPKPLTRGYSSYTAANWLPSGQGLLAVADLDSMKHPDREQDNAIFFVSADGSGKKTLVLGEAGKSYGAPEVSPDGKQLAFLVSPSEGVNFSQIGLAALNGSTASGIQLVTFDRAAGNLVWATLPSSGKGKKAAPSDVIYFTASSNGGAPLYRLDPATRQVTQLTDVEAGVTGFDVVGNRVVLAKTEVANPSELYVTDETAKAQTKLSNHNDWVAQRQLSFPQKRTYKNSIGQTVDYWIMKPTVFEANKKYPLLLNMHGGPTAMWGPGEQSMWHEFQYMCAQGYGIVYANPRGSGGYGINFQRANIKDWGTGPAEDVLAAESDAAKEAWVDTSRRVITGGSYAGYLTAWIVGHDNRFKAAFAQRGVYDLTTFLGEGNAWRLIPNYFAYPWSAEAKVLDANSPYTFVQNIRTPLLIKHGENDLRTGPIQSEMMYKSLKILGRPVEYVRMPGATHELSRTGNVRQRIDRLLRIYEFFERYIGPDSQVLTQK; from the coding sequence ATGATCAAAAGAACCTTACTCTTCATCGCCATTGCAGCGCAAACCGTTTGCGCGCAGACAAAATCAAAGATCACCGTTACCGACCTTACACGAATCAAACAAGTTGGTGGCATTGAACTGGCTCCCGATGGGCAACGGGCGGTTTATACCCTCACCACCATTGAAGCGAATCCCGACCAGAAATCGGAGGGCCGACCCGAAGAATATGATTACAAAACACACATTTATTTGACAGGACTGAAACCTGGAGATACCAAAGCACTGACGCGTGGCCCTGAGTCGGCACGGCAAGCTACCTGGTCGCCGGATGGGAAGTGGCTGGCGTTTGTCCGAACGGTGAAAGCCAAAGGGCAGATTTTTATCATGCCATTGGATGGGGGCGAAGCCTGGCAGTTGACGAACAGCAATTATGGCGCAGCCAGCCCGGTTTGGTCTCCGGATGGGAAACGAATTGCGTTTACAGCTGGCGTAACTATGGCGCAGCTATTAACCGATTCGCTGCTGAATCCAACAAAAGGGGGGCCGTCCTGGTCGCTCGAAAAGCCTGGTTTTACCAATAACAATTTCATTAAAGTCGATAAGAAAATAAAGCCTAATCCGGATGGTTCGCTGGCCGAAATCCGCGCTTATCTGAATAAAGATGTTGAGGATAAAAAGGCGAAAGTGATCAACCGACTCAATTTTCAGGGCGAAGCTACCACCGAGCCAGATATAACCTTCACGCATGTATATGTGATTGATGTGGCCGAGGGCGCAACGCCTAAACCCTTGACGCGCGGTTATTCATCGTATACCGCTGCTAACTGGCTACCCAGTGGACAAGGCCTTTTGGCTGTTGCCGATCTGGATTCGATGAAGCACCCCGACCGTGAGCAGGACAATGCTATCTTCTTTGTTTCGGCAGATGGCTCTGGCAAGAAAACGCTGGTACTAGGCGAAGCCGGTAAAAGCTACGGTGCGCCGGAGGTATCGCCAGATGGGAAACAACTGGCATTTCTGGTCAGCCCATCGGAAGGTGTCAATTTTTCTCAGATTGGACTGGCAGCCCTGAATGGCTCAACAGCATCGGGTATTCAACTCGTCACCTTCGACCGAGCGGCTGGGAATCTGGTCTGGGCAACACTCCCCAGTTCAGGAAAAGGTAAAAAAGCCGCTCCAAGCGATGTGATCTACTTTACTGCTTCCTCGAATGGCGGGGCTCCTCTGTATCGGCTCGATCCGGCTACGCGTCAGGTTACGCAATTAACAGACGTTGAGGCCGGTGTTACAGGTTTTGATGTTGTAGGCAATCGGGTGGTTCTTGCAAAAACCGAAGTGGCTAACCCATCGGAACTGTACGTAACAGATGAAACAGCTAAAGCACAAACGAAGCTGAGTAATCACAACGATTGGGTGGCTCAACGTCAGCTTAGTTTCCCGCAAAAACGCACCTATAAAAACTCAATTGGCCAGACCGTGGATTACTGGATTATGAAGCCGACGGTTTTTGAGGCCAATAAGAAATACCCACTTTTACTCAATATGCACGGCGGCCCAACCGCTATGTGGGGCCCAGGTGAGCAGTCGATGTGGCATGAGTTTCAATATATGTGCGCGCAGGGTTACGGGATCGTTTACGCAAACCCACGCGGATCGGGCGGGTACGGCATCAATTTTCAGCGGGCCAATATCAAGGATTGGGGCACGGGTCCAGCTGAGGACGTTTTAGCCGCTGAAAGCGATGCCGCTAAAGAAGCTTGGGTTGATACGAGTCGGCGGGTGATTACGGGTGGCTCCTATGCCGGGTACCTTACGGCCTGGATTGTTGGACATGACAATCGGTTTAAAGCCGCCTTCGCACAACGGGGTGTGTATGACCTGACCACATTCCTGGGTGAAGGGAATGCCTGGCGACTCATTCCAAATTACTTCGCTTATCCCTGGTCGGCCGAAGCGAAGGTATTGGATGCCAATTCTCCTTACACCTTTGTTCAGAATATCAGAACTCCTCTGCTGATTAAACATGGGGAGAATGACCTTCGAACAGGGCCCATCCAGAGCGAGATGATGTACAAAAGCCTGAAAATATTAGGACGCCCGGTTGAGTATGTACGGATGCCCGGTGCTACGCATGAGCTAAGTCGGACGGGTAATGTTCGTCAGCGGATTGACCGGCTGCTCCGGATTTATGAATTCTTCGAGCGGTATATCGGACCAGATTCGCAAGTGCTCACACAGAAATAG
- a CDS encoding NAD(P)/FAD-dependent oxidoreductase: protein MLQFDKLSLNIPDTHKPRVVIIGGGFGGMNLAKALRNSGVQVVLFDKQNYNGFWPLLYQVATAGLEPDAIAEPFRKMFDGFNDFHYRMVRVNKIDPATKTVTTLIGDLHYDFLVIASGSKSNYFGNEQIQKYAFPLKTIPEALNVRSQFLQCFEQASVTTDFAERESLLTFVIAGAGPTGVEMAGSLAEMRKHVLPSDYPGLDFSQMSIYVVEGLGKVLPPMSDEAGQKAQQYLEDLGVIVKLNTLVESYDGETVTFKGGEQIKTQTLVWGAGVTGALIDGIPAESTEKGRILVDPINRVQGLTDVFAIGDIAFMKLKDYPKGHPGVAQPAIQQGKHLAKNIQRILKNEPTTPFEYFDKGSLAIVGRSRAVADLPGGIHLGGFIAWMAWLFVHIWYLVGFRSKLIVFSNWVYRLFTYERGTRIIIRPFVRKDDKVGREMMAQNEQA from the coding sequence ATGCTTCAATTCGATAAACTTTCGCTCAATATACCCGATACCCATAAACCCCGTGTTGTCATTATCGGGGGCGGTTTTGGGGGCATGAATCTGGCTAAAGCGCTGCGCAATTCCGGTGTGCAGGTAGTGCTGTTCGATAAACAGAACTATAACGGTTTCTGGCCTTTACTATATCAGGTAGCTACCGCTGGTTTAGAGCCTGATGCCATCGCAGAGCCCTTTCGTAAAATGTTCGATGGCTTTAATGATTTTCACTATCGAATGGTTCGGGTTAATAAAATTGACCCGGCTACCAAAACGGTTACCACCCTGATTGGCGATTTACACTATGACTTTTTAGTGATTGCCAGCGGCTCAAAGTCGAATTACTTTGGCAATGAGCAAATACAGAAATATGCCTTTCCACTGAAAACGATTCCCGAAGCGCTCAACGTCCGAAGTCAGTTTCTACAGTGTTTTGAACAGGCCAGCGTTACAACTGACTTTGCTGAACGGGAGAGCTTACTCACCTTCGTGATTGCCGGTGCAGGCCCAACCGGCGTTGAAATGGCCGGTTCGCTGGCCGAAATGCGTAAGCATGTGCTACCGAGCGATTATCCGGGACTGGATTTCAGTCAGATGAGTATTTACGTGGTTGAAGGGCTGGGTAAAGTATTGCCACCTATGTCGGACGAAGCCGGGCAGAAAGCACAACAATACCTCGAAGACCTCGGTGTCATTGTCAAATTAAATACACTGGTTGAATCCTACGATGGGGAGACGGTGACTTTCAAAGGGGGCGAACAAATAAAAACACAAACCTTGGTTTGGGGAGCTGGTGTAACGGGTGCGCTCATCGACGGTATTCCGGCTGAATCGACGGAGAAAGGGCGAATTCTGGTCGATCCCATTAACCGTGTTCAGGGATTGACAGATGTGTTTGCCATTGGAGACATCGCTTTTATGAAGCTGAAAGACTATCCAAAAGGGCACCCTGGCGTGGCACAACCCGCCATTCAACAGGGAAAACATCTGGCGAAAAATATCCAGCGAATTCTTAAAAACGAACCGACAACGCCTTTTGAGTACTTCGACAAAGGATCGCTGGCTATTGTGGGCCGTAGTCGGGCCGTTGCTGATTTGCCGGGGGGTATTCATCTCGGCGGCTTTATTGCATGGATGGCCTGGTTATTTGTCCACATCTGGTATTTAGTGGGTTTCCGTAGTAAGCTGATCGTGTTCAGCAACTGGGTATACCGGCTATTTACCTACGAACGGGGTACCCGAATCATTATCCGGCCATTTGTGCGAAAAGATGATAAAGTTGGCCGGGAAATGATGGCGCAAAATGAACAAGCGTGA
- a CDS encoding polyprenyl synthetase family protein: MSPAIFVDALQNELQYIQYGQYPPELYDPIRYIMSLGGKRMRPLLTLMSTYLFTDDWQKAIRPALGVEVFHNFTLMHDDIMDQAPLRRGNPTVHEKWNGNTAILSGDVMLVNAYQLLLTVEADKLKPALERFSRTAAEVCEGQQMDMNFETRWDVTEAEYIDMIRLKTSVLLGYALELGGLIGGADVETTRHLYEGGMNIGVGFQLKDDLLDVYGDPAKFGKQVGGDIIANKKTFLLIEALQQAKGAVRDELTNWLTQTSFDKSEKVQAVTAIYDQLGIRQQTEARINEYFARGFANFDQVNARSDRKNLLIQFTHQLVERES; this comes from the coding sequence ATGAGTCCAGCTATTTTTGTTGATGCCCTTCAAAACGAACTCCAGTATATTCAATACGGGCAATATCCGCCCGAACTCTATGACCCCATTCGATACATTATGAGTCTAGGCGGTAAGCGCATGCGTCCGTTATTGACGCTCATGTCGACTTACTTATTCACTGATGATTGGCAAAAGGCTATTCGGCCAGCCTTGGGAGTAGAGGTTTTTCACAACTTCACGCTCATGCACGACGATATTATGGATCAGGCCCCATTACGTCGGGGGAACCCGACTGTGCATGAAAAATGGAATGGGAACACGGCTATTTTGTCGGGCGATGTGATGCTGGTGAATGCCTATCAACTGTTGCTGACCGTTGAAGCGGATAAACTAAAGCCTGCTTTGGAACGCTTTAGTCGGACTGCTGCCGAGGTGTGCGAAGGCCAGCAAATGGATATGAATTTTGAAACTCGCTGGGATGTTACCGAAGCTGAATACATTGATATGATTCGCTTGAAAACATCGGTCTTGCTGGGTTACGCGCTTGAGCTTGGTGGTTTAATTGGCGGTGCTGATGTTGAAACCACTCGTCACCTGTACGAAGGTGGGATGAACATTGGTGTTGGTTTTCAGTTAAAAGATGATTTGCTGGATGTATACGGCGACCCCGCCAAGTTTGGTAAACAAGTTGGGGGCGACATTATCGCGAATAAGAAAACCTTTCTACTGATCGAAGCACTTCAGCAAGCGAAAGGGGCCGTTCGGGACGAGTTAACGAACTGGCTAACCCAAACAAGTTTCGACAAAAGCGAAAAAGTGCAGGCCGTGACTGCCATCTACGATCAACTAGGTATTCGTCAACAAACCGAAGCGCGAATTAACGAGTACTTTGCTCGTGGATTTGCCAACTTCGATCAGGTTAATGCCAGATCTGACCGGAAGAATTTATTGATTCAGTTTACCCATCAATTAGTTGAACGAGAAAGCTAA
- a CDS encoding DUF2306 domain-containing protein — translation MKTLIIALLIIHIATGVTALLVGLIPMFSKKGSQLHNRAGLIYVYCMITVALTALLLCALQPFKMMRLFLTGIAIFSFYLSMTGWRATKQKKTGPTPVDKGLTFITLLVSVGMIGFGVYLLVLNGASFFPILFSFFGLLTLTFAGRDIQFMNRPTEKMHWFFQHFTRMGGSYVATFTAALVTNMARILPANAPEWAATLSWIAPSILGAMLISRTVRYYKKKFSVAKTPVVA, via the coding sequence ATGAAAACGCTGATTATTGCTCTGCTCATTATTCATATAGCCACTGGTGTTACGGCCCTATTGGTTGGCCTGATTCCCATGTTCTCTAAAAAAGGGAGTCAGTTGCACAACCGTGCCGGACTCATCTATGTGTATTGCATGATTACGGTTGCCCTTACGGCTCTGCTATTATGCGCCTTGCAACCCTTCAAAATGATGCGGCTATTCCTGACTGGTATTGCCATCTTTAGTTTCTACCTGAGCATGACGGGCTGGCGGGCAACAAAGCAGAAAAAAACAGGTCCAACGCCAGTTGATAAAGGACTTACCTTCATCACCTTGTTGGTTAGTGTAGGAATGATCGGATTTGGAGTCTATTTGCTGGTGTTGAATGGGGCATCTTTTTTCCCGATTTTATTCTCCTTTTTCGGACTCTTGACGTTAACATTTGCCGGACGAGATATTCAATTTATGAATCGTCCTACCGAGAAAATGCATTGGTTCTTTCAGCATTTCACACGCATGGGCGGCTCATACGTTGCCACATTTACAGCGGCTTTAGTCACGAATATGGCTCGTATACTGCCCGCCAACGCGCCTGAATGGGCAGCTACACTCAGCTGGATTGCACCCAGTATCCTCGGCGCTATGTTAATTAGCCGCACAGTACGCTATTATAAGAAGAAATTTAGTGTAGCGAAGACACCCGTAGTGGCCTGA